One stretch of Natranaerovirga pectinivora DNA includes these proteins:
- a CDS encoding S-ribosylhomocysteine lyase: protein MEKISSFTVNHIDLLRGIYVSRKDTIGNETITTFDIRMKRPNLEPVMNTGEMHSMEHLIATFLRNHDTYKDQTIYFGPMGCRTGFYLILKGDLESKDVVTIVKEMFEFVVDFKEDIPGATARDCGNYLDMNPPMSKYEAKKFLEEVVYVINEENLTYPLND from the coding sequence ATGGAAAAAATATCATCTTTTACAGTTAATCATATTGATTTATTAAGAGGCATATATGTATCAAGAAAAGATACTATTGGCAATGAAACAATAACCACATTTGATATTAGGATGAAAAGACCTAATTTAGAACCAGTTATGAACACTGGTGAAATGCACAGTATGGAACATTTAATTGCTACCTTTTTAAGAAACCATGATACTTATAAAGATCAAACCATTTATTTTGGTCCAATGGGTTGTCGCACTGGATTTTATTTAATCCTTAAGGGAGATTTAGAATCTAAAGATGTTGTAACCATCGTTAAAGAAATGTTTGAATTTGTTGTTGACTTTAAAGAAGACATTCCAGGTGCAACTGCAAGAGATTGCGGTAACTACTTAGATATGAACCCACCAATGTCAAAATATGAAGCAAAAAAATTTTTAGAAGAAGTGGTTTATGTTATTAATGAAGAAAATCTTACCTATCCATTAAATGATTAG
- a CDS encoding molybdopterin-dependent oxidoreductase, whose translation MKITISITVNGILYNKEVDENLSLLRFLREDLGLIGTKNGCGTGHCGTCTVIVNKEAKRSCIVKMGKINNGIVETIEGVSLNDKLNYIQQGFIDEGAVQCGFCTPGMIMATKALLDKIDHPTDDEIKEALKHNICRCTGYITIIKAVQRAAFLKQQMVLEELIITSDNYIGKPVLRKDALSKVKGERVFADDYSEEDMLFGKLVFSKHAHAKIISIDAKKAKIAPGVVTILTGKDVPGINAFGLFESDQPVIAEDEVKFLGEVVAVVYAESSDEAENAAGLIEVEYEVLESVLSPLEAFKEDAPLIHKDKKDNVIHYVNVRKGDIDKGFEDADVVVEGYYYTPAIEHAYLEPEACLAKPESNGTLTVWTGNQGSHAYQEMIARNLNIPLEKVRVIYTPCGGGFGGKEEPTVQIHAALGAYKLGRAVKMVLTREESIRMSTKRHPMHIWMKHAATKEGKLLAMESKVIADAGAYISQTKPVIFRSAVTATGPYVIPNVKADSYGLYTHNNPSGAFRGFGSTQASFAAEIQMDKIAKELNIDSVRLRKLNAFEKGKVTSTGQVLKDGVGYLGTLEAAEKALLKMKKEYEKIFVPAHKKIGFGIASSYKNVGIGTGKLDQAGAIVNVEENGRVTVKMGATDMGQGADTIMAQIAATTLKVPYEIVDVIACDTLICPDGGMTTASRQTYVTGNAVKKASEILKEKLIKYTDGEKITQEALKNAYIIANEKKDHLLVETDYRPPKTYPHEADGNHVPGKPLEAYDIHYSYCFASVAVAVEVDTLSGEVKVLKVSAAQDVGKAIHPQNVTGQIEGAVVMGMGFALSEEFLQDDKEIITNNLNKLKIPKIKDTPDIEAIIVEVPQLEGPFGAKGMGEVGLNPMAPAISNAIYDAVGIRLQSLPMKKEKVLAALKG comes from the coding sequence ATGAAGATTACTATTTCTATTACCGTTAATGGTATACTATATAATAAAGAAGTCGATGAAAATTTGTCTTTGCTTAGATTTTTAAGGGAAGATTTAGGGTTAATTGGAACTAAAAATGGTTGTGGAACTGGACATTGTGGTACATGTACTGTTATCGTCAATAAGGAAGCAAAACGCTCTTGTATCGTAAAAATGGGAAAAATAAATAATGGAATTGTTGAAACCATTGAAGGTGTGTCTTTAAATGATAAATTAAATTATATACAACAAGGTTTTATTGATGAAGGTGCAGTACAATGCGGTTTTTGTACCCCAGGAATGATAATGGCAACCAAAGCATTATTAGATAAAATTGATCATCCAACAGATGATGAGATTAAAGAAGCCCTAAAACATAATATTTGTAGATGTACGGGTTATATAACTATTATTAAAGCCGTTCAAAGAGCTGCGTTTTTAAAACAACAAATGGTTTTAGAAGAATTAATAATAACTTCAGATAATTATATAGGGAAACCTGTTCTTCGTAAGGATGCTTTAAGTAAAGTTAAAGGTGAGCGTGTATTTGCTGATGATTATAGTGAAGAGGATATGTTGTTTGGTAAGCTTGTATTTAGTAAGCACGCTCACGCTAAAATTATTTCTATAGATGCTAAAAAAGCTAAGATTGCACCAGGTGTTGTAACAATATTAACAGGCAAAGATGTACCAGGGATTAATGCTTTTGGGTTATTTGAATCTGATCAGCCTGTTATAGCAGAAGATGAAGTGAAATTTTTAGGCGAAGTTGTTGCTGTTGTGTATGCAGAGTCAAGTGATGAGGCTGAAAATGCAGCAGGTTTAATAGAGGTAGAGTATGAAGTTTTAGAGTCAGTGTTATCACCATTAGAAGCATTTAAAGAGGATGCTCCGTTAATACATAAGGATAAGAAGGATAATGTTATTCATTATGTTAATGTTAGGAAAGGTGACATAGATAAAGGATTTGAAGATGCTGATGTTGTAGTGGAAGGGTATTATTATACACCTGCTATAGAGCATGCTTATTTAGAACCAGAAGCTTGCCTTGCAAAACCTGAAAGTAATGGGACGTTGACAGTATGGACTGGTAATCAAGGGTCCCATGCTTATCAAGAAATGATTGCTAGAAATCTTAATATTCCGTTAGAAAAGGTAAGAGTAATATATACCCCTTGTGGTGGTGGCTTTGGAGGTAAGGAAGAACCAACGGTTCAAATTCACGCTGCACTTGGTGCCTATAAGTTAGGTAGAGCAGTAAAAATGGTTCTTACTAGAGAAGAATCAATAAGAATGAGTACAAAGCGCCATCCAATGCATATCTGGATGAAGCATGCTGCTACAAAAGAGGGGAAACTTTTAGCAATGGAATCTAAAGTTATTGCTGATGCAGGGGCATATATTTCCCAGACAAAACCAGTTATTTTTAGATCAGCTGTTACAGCTACAGGACCATATGTTATTCCGAATGTAAAAGCAGATTCATATGGTTTATACACACATAACAATCCTAGCGGTGCATTTAGAGGTTTTGGCAGTACCCAAGCTAGTTTTGCAGCAGAGATTCAAATGGATAAAATTGCTAAAGAATTGAATATAGATTCAGTTCGTTTAAGAAAGCTAAATGCTTTTGAGAAAGGAAAAGTCACAAGTACAGGGCAAGTACTAAAAGATGGTGTTGGGTATTTAGGAACTTTAGAAGCAGCTGAAAAAGCCCTATTAAAAATGAAAAAAGAATACGAAAAGATTTTTGTCCCAGCCCATAAAAAAATAGGATTTGGAATTGCAAGCTCTTATAAAAATGTTGGTATTGGTACGGGTAAACTAGATCAAGCTGGTGCTATCGTTAATGTAGAAGAAAACGGAAGAGTAACTGTAAAAATGGGTGCTACCGATATGGGCCAAGGCGCAGATACAATAATGGCTCAAATTGCTGCAACAACCTTAAAAGTACCCTATGAAATAGTGGATGTCATTGCATGTGATACCCTTATTTGTCCAGATGGAGGGATGACAACAGCCTCTAGACAAACCTATGTCACAGGTAATGCAGTAAAGAAAGCATCAGAGATTCTTAAAGAAAAGCTGATAAAGTATACAGATGGAGAAAAAATTACTCAAGAGGCATTGAAAAATGCGTATATAATAGCCAATGAAAAGAAAGACCATTTATTGGTTGAAACAGACTATCGACCACCAAAAACATATCCCCATGAAGCCGATGGAAATCATGTGCCAGGCAAGCCCTTAGAGGCATATGATATTCATTATTCCTATTGTTTTGCGTCTGTTGCTGTAGCTGTTGAAGTAGATACCCTATCAGGGGAAGTAAAAGTTTTAAAAGTAAGTGCGGCACAAGATGTTGGAAAGGCAATTCATCCTCAGAATGTTACAGGGCAAATAGAAGGTGCAGTGGTTATGGGAATGGGTTTTGCATTATCAGAAGAGTTTTTACAAGACGATAAAGAAATAATAACCAATAACTTAAATAAATTAAAGATACCCAAAATTAAAGATACCCCTGATATTGAAGCTATTATTGTTGAGGTCCCCCAATTAGAAGGACCATTTGGTGCAAAAGGAATGGGTGAAGTAGGTCTTAACCCTATGGCGCCAGCTATATCTAATGCAATTTATGATGCGGTAGGGATCAGACTTCAATCTTTACCGATGAAAAAAGAAAAGGTATTAGCAGCATTGAAGGGATAG
- a CDS encoding energy-coupling factor ABC transporter permease yields the protein MSHLHVPDGIMPFYVWFGGYVLTFVIIFIITKKLIVNETRKKIPYTGVAAALMLITMSIPLGIIPVHLGLATLTGILVGPSLGFLAVFVVNMLLAFIGHGGLTVVGLNTLVIGLELVIGVYVFRFLVKKYSTSLSASVGTALAILVSLAFMFGIVGNAVGFVETIPHHHNEHNEVENGESIQEETFAEAVSEVKYFIFTGWTALVLIFAAGILVEVLITIGIIRFFMNVRPDIIKSSHRFT from the coding sequence ATGAGTCATCTTCATGTTCCAGATGGAATTATGCCTTTTTATGTTTGGTTTGGGGGCTATGTACTTACTTTTGTTATTATATTTATAATAACAAAAAAATTGATTGTTAATGAAACAAGAAAGAAAATACCTTATACTGGAGTGGCAGCAGCATTAATGTTAATTACTATGTCAATACCATTAGGTATTATACCAGTCCACCTGGGGTTAGCAACCTTAACAGGTATTCTTGTAGGGCCATCTTTAGGGTTTCTTGCTGTTTTCGTAGTGAATATGCTTTTAGCCTTTATTGGACATGGTGGTTTGACAGTTGTAGGACTTAACACACTTGTTATTGGTTTGGAATTAGTAATAGGCGTCTATGTATTTAGGTTTTTAGTTAAAAAATATTCTACTAGTCTAAGTGCATCAGTGGGGACAGCATTGGCAATATTGGTTTCTCTTGCTTTTATGTTTGGTATTGTTGGTAATGCGGTAGGATTTGTTGAAACAATACCACATCACCATAATGAGCATAATGAAGTAGAGAATGGCGAAAGTATTCAAGAAGAAACATTTGCTGAAGCTGTAAGCGAGGTTAAATATTTTATTTTTACAGGGTGGACTGCCTTAGTATTAATTTTTGCTGCAGGTATATTGGTTGAAGTACTTATTACAATAGGTATCATTCGATTTTTTATGAATGTTAGACCTGATATTATAAAATCGAGTCATCGTTTCACTTAA
- a CDS encoding XdhC family protein, translated as MTIFEEIVQLQKKNICFAVATILSSKGSTPRNIGKMIVEGDGRIKGTIGGGLAESFVIKEAIEAIKNKQSKTVEYTLNSDAKDGIKMYCGGSLSVFIEVIPPRPRLVIVGAGHIGQAVARLAATLDYQIVVVDDRVEFANKELYPMAEEVYANPDILKAIDEVHMDANTYILIFTKDSDETVLRYVINKELAFLGMIGSGRKVIKTLTKLKEEGISEEAIDKVQAPLGLDIGAETPEEIAISIIGEVMKFKNGTSGNSLKEIKIKNI; from the coding sequence ATGACTATTTTTGAAGAAATTGTACAACTACAGAAAAAAAATATATGTTTTGCTGTGGCAACCATACTATCATCCAAGGGTTCAACGCCTAGAAATATTGGAAAGATGATTGTTGAAGGGGATGGAAGGATTAAAGGAACCATTGGAGGAGGTTTAGCAGAATCCTTTGTTATTAAAGAAGCTATTGAAGCCATTAAAAATAAACAATCAAAAACCGTTGAATACACTTTAAACAGTGATGCAAAAGATGGTATAAAAATGTATTGTGGAGGGTCTTTATCTGTGTTTATTGAAGTGATTCCCCCAAGACCAAGATTAGTTATAGTTGGTGCAGGTCATATAGGACAGGCAGTTGCACGTTTAGCGGCTACTTTAGATTATCAAATAGTGGTAGTAGATGATAGAGTAGAATTTGCCAATAAAGAACTTTATCCTATGGCAGAAGAAGTTTATGCAAACCCTGATATTTTAAAGGCTATTGATGAGGTTCATATGGATGCCAATACCTATATTTTGATTTTTACAAAAGACTCTGATGAAACAGTTTTACGTTATGTGATCAATAAAGAATTGGCTTTTTTAGGTATGATTGGTAGTGGTAGAAAAGTTATAAAGACCTTAACAAAACTAAAAGAAGAAGGTATTTCAGAAGAAGCCATAGATAAGGTTCAAGCGCCACTAGGTTTAGACATCGGTGCAGAGACCCCAGAAGAAATTGCAATTAGTATTATTGGTGAAGTAATGAAGTTTAAAAATGGTACATCGGGCAATTCTTTAAAAGAAATAAAAATAAAAAACATATAG
- a CDS encoding ion channel, with product MKKLNYSINLLIISLITMIIGFFTKITFFYLVSILSLTASFFSIAITSYFIAFILNALLLLLLPTVLLFFNEFLLNSMNTPLTVFIICWILFMSIINFMCLAFNMKSGRINSNNMTLIRLVCLFLLYIFILYGVLRSFGVLYKYLSNVFNEGLESDTIITSHLDALYFSVTTFFTIGFGDITPSDYSEITKQLVIIQAVLGHLINTVLWPVSIIFIFNKKSLKEVFNSSSNDS from the coding sequence TTGAAAAAACTAAATTACAGTATTAACCTTCTAATTATATCTTTAATAACAATGATAATAGGATTCTTTACTAAAATTACTTTTTTTTATCTAGTTTCTATATTGTCATTAACAGCTTCTTTTTTTTCTATAGCAATAACTTCTTATTTTATTGCTTTTATTTTAAATGCACTTCTTTTGCTTTTACTACCAACGGTATTGCTCTTTTTTAATGAATTTCTATTAAATAGTATGAACACCCCTTTAACAGTATTTATTATATGTTGGATATTATTTATGTCCATTATTAACTTTATGTGTTTGGCCTTCAATATGAAATCTGGACGCATAAACTCAAATAATATGACTTTAATTCGACTTGTATGTCTATTTTTATTATATATTTTCATTCTCTATGGGGTACTAAGGTCTTTTGGCGTTCTATATAAATATTTAAGCAATGTCTTTAATGAAGGCTTAGAATCAGACACGATTATTACATCTCATTTAGACGCTTTATACTTCAGCGTAACTACCTTTTTTACAATAGGCTTCGGTGATATAACACCTTCTGATTATTCAGAAATAACAAAACAACTTGTAATCATACAAGCTGTTTTAGGTCATTTAATTAATACTGTATTATGGCCTGTTTCCATTATTTTCATTTTCAATAAGAAGTCTCTGAAAGAAGTTTTTAATTCATCTAGTAATGATTCTTAG
- a CDS encoding tryptophan-rich sensory protein — MKTYIKYFNFITFVLVLIVNYLIGFNQDTFNNIERTSLVPANYTFSIWGLIYLLLLMFVIYQGLPSNKEKGLIIENIGLLFVLTSMLNIIWLFTWNNQMILLSWLVLFMYFFLLGMIYFSLDIDYCQVSIWDRIFIQIPFSTYFAWISVAFFLNTSILIKNYDLFTAISENSITILFMIIILVISFLITNSNNDIVFLSVIVWALFGVIINQLDNENNISLVAGVGVILLLLQWIDKYKKYLCK, encoded by the coding sequence ATGAAAACATATATTAAATATTTTAATTTTATTACATTTGTATTAGTATTAATTGTTAATTATTTAATAGGGTTTAATCAAGATACATTTAATAATATTGAAAGGACTTCCTTAGTACCTGCTAATTATACTTTTTCGATTTGGGGATTAATATATCTATTATTATTAATGTTTGTAATATACCAGGGATTGCCTTCGAATAAGGAAAAAGGTCTTATTATTGAAAATATCGGATTATTATTTGTGTTAACATCCATGTTAAATATAATATGGCTCTTCACATGGAACAATCAAATGATATTATTAAGTTGGCTAGTATTATTCATGTATTTTTTCCTTTTGGGAATGATCTATTTTTCTTTAGATATAGATTATTGTCAGGTATCTATATGGGATAGGATTTTTATACAGATACCATTTTCTACATATTTTGCGTGGATTAGTGTTGCATTTTTTTTAAACACATCTATTTTAATTAAAAATTACGATCTTTTTACTGCTATAAGTGAAAATAGCATTACCATACTTTTTATGATTATCATTTTAGTCATCAGCTTTTTAATTACCAATTCAAACAATGATATTGTATTTTTATCTGTAATTGTTTGGGCTCTGTTTGGTGTTATAATTAATCAATTAGATAATGAGAATAACATTAGTTTAGTAGCAGGGGTTGGGGTAATTTTATTGTTGTTACAATGGATAGATAAATATAAAAAATACCTGTGTAAGTAA
- a CDS encoding helix-turn-helix domain-containing protein — protein sequence MIGAKIRDKRKEVGLSLKELAEKTNLTPGFLSQIERDLAEPSITSLRKLSEALGVAVFYFLMDDLHKNPVVKKGEGKILNFRHSHVNYELLSPDLNRQMEMFKAELEPGAMTCEEPLCHPGEEVTHVLQGKMLIIIGDQEYTLEEGDTIYYFCSIPHKIVSVGDVNLIFISTITPPEF from the coding sequence ATGATTGGTGCAAAAATAAGAGATAAAAGAAAAGAAGTTGGATTAAGTTTAAAAGAATTGGCTGAGAAAACAAATTTGACCCCTGGATTTTTAAGTCAAATAGAAAGAGATTTAGCAGAGCCATCTATTACATCTTTAAGAAAACTCTCAGAAGCCTTAGGGGTAGCTGTCTTTTATTTTCTTATGGACGATTTGCATAAAAATCCTGTTGTTAAAAAAGGTGAGGGGAAGATACTTAACTTTAGACATTCACATGTGAATTATGAGTTGTTATCCCCTGATCTTAACCGTCAAATGGAAATGTTTAAAGCGGAGTTAGAACCTGGTGCTATGACTTGTGAAGAACCACTGTGTCATCCAGGAGAAGAGGTGACTCATGTTCTCCAAGGGAAGATGCTGATCATTATTGGAGATCAGGAGTATACCCTTGAAGAAGGAGACACTATTTATTATTTTTGTAGTATTCCCCATAAGATTGTTAGTGTAGGTGATGTGAATTTGATTTTTATTTCAACGATTACGCCTCCTGAGTTTTAG
- a CDS encoding energy-coupling factor transporter transmembrane component T family protein, whose amino-acid sequence MHIADIDYISTFGRSFFHKARPISKVIFSILLLFSMITTDSIYYILSIIGLMIVFTGLARIPFKQMIHLLGYPLFFSIIFALVFIGQSREMMFLIMGRAVGAAYILVFLIMTTSYTELFGFFSLFMPTLLVDVFIFTYRSLFILLEATSKLFRSIKLRGGYHPLRIVMNMKNMASMIGVLIIHSLEMSERMYNIYSLRGYKGAVNLRRITIWPLGWNDYFVLFAGLASVAWRFIIWK is encoded by the coding sequence ATGCATATTGCAGATATAGACTATATATCTACTTTTGGACGGAGCTTTTTCCATAAAGCCCGTCCTATTTCAAAAGTTATTTTCTCTATTTTGTTATTGTTTTCTATGATAACAACGGATTCAATTTATTACATACTAAGTATTATCGGATTGATGATTGTTTTTACAGGGCTTGCTAGAATCCCTTTTAAACAAATGATCCATTTATTAGGGTATCCATTGTTTTTTAGTATTATTTTTGCATTGGTTTTTATTGGACAATCAAGGGAAATGATGTTTTTGATTATGGGAAGAGCAGTTGGTGCGGCCTATATTCTTGTATTTCTTATTATGACAACCTCCTATACGGAGTTGTTTGGCTTTTTCTCTTTGTTTATGCCTACTTTATTAGTAGATGTATTCATTTTTACCTATCGTTCCTTATTTATTCTATTGGAAGCCACAAGTAAGCTATTTAGATCTATCAAATTAAGAGGTGGTTATCATCCACTGAGAATTGTTATGAATATGAAAAATATGGCCTCGATGATAGGGGTTTTAATAATACATTCTCTTGAAATGAGTGAAAGGATGTACAATATTTATTCTCTAAGAGGATATAAAGGTGCAGTGAATTTAAGAAGAATTACAATATGGCCTTTGGGATGGAATGATTATTTTGTTTTATTCGCAGGTTTGGCTAGTGTTGCATGGAGGTTTATTATATGGAAATAG
- a CDS encoding TraX family protein codes for MSNSTLKWIAIISMLVDHMGAVLFPQVIVFRAIGRLAFPIFAFLITEGFIHTQNINKYIMRLGVFALVSEIPFNLAFYGRWFYLGHQNIFVTLFLGLLAITLYEKYRVVDKQKADGYLFLMLFGAFIINSDYSIFGVLMIFVFYIFKKDFKKIVIWNVIIVLSMVLPNWAANAFILNPWLILQLGALVSLYIIHLYNGKKGKQIKYLFYMFYPVHLIFLYIASLNFFF; via the coding sequence TTGTCAAATAGTACATTAAAATGGATAGCTATTATTTCAATGTTAGTAGATCATATGGGGGCAGTTTTATTTCCACAGGTTATAGTATTTAGAGCTATTGGAAGATTAGCTTTTCCGATATTTGCATTTCTTATAACAGAAGGATTTATACATACACAGAACATTAATAAATACATAATGAGATTAGGTGTTTTTGCTTTGGTTTCGGAGATTCCATTTAACTTAGCTTTTTATGGGAGATGGTTTTATTTGGGGCATCAGAATATTTTTGTTACCCTTTTTTTAGGGCTATTGGCTATAACATTATATGAGAAATATAGAGTTGTAGATAAACAAAAAGCTGATGGGTATTTGTTTTTAATGTTATTTGGTGCATTTATTATTAACTCGGATTATAGTATTTTCGGTGTGTTAATGATTTTTGTTTTTTATATTTTCAAAAAGGACTTTAAGAAGATTGTCATTTGGAATGTAATTATTGTATTAAGTATGGTTTTACCAAATTGGGCGGCTAACGCTTTTATATTAAATCCATGGTTAATCCTTCAGCTAGGTGCATTGGTGTCATTGTATATAATACATTTATACAATGGTAAGAAAGGTAAACAGATTAAGTATTTATTTTACATGTTTTATCCAGTTCATTTAATCTTTTTATATATAGCTTCATTGAATTTCTTTTTTTAA
- a CDS encoding molybdopterin-binding protein — MKVVSVEDAVGMVLAHDLTKIVSDEFKGAAFKKGHIIRSEDIESLKKMGKFHINIIELGDNEVHEEEAAFRIGKGACGEGVYLTEPSEGKVSLKAMKRGLLKVNRICLESINEIEDIILSTRHSGTIVEKDQLIAGTKIIPLVTDKDKVELAERICKEIGSVVSVKSLFCLKVGVVVTGTEVYNGIIEDKFAPVLEEKVKALGGNCLDVIFVPDDEFLIKEAINNQLNNGAELVMVSGGMAVDADDITPVAIKDLGTEVISYGSPVLPGAMFMIAYKGDIPILGIPACGMFNKITVLDIVLPRIFAKEKITKKDIVALAHGGLCLACEVCRYPICPMGK; from the coding sequence ATGAAAGTTGTTTCTGTAGAGGATGCTGTTGGGATGGTTTTGGCTCATGATTTAACTAAGATTGTTTCAGATGAGTTTAAGGGTGCTGCTTTTAAGAAGGGGCATATTATTAGAAGTGAAGACATTGAGTCATTGAAAAAGATGGGAAAGTTTCATATTAATATTATTGAGTTAGGTGATAATGAGGTTCACGAAGAAGAAGCTGCTTTTCGTATTGGTAAAGGGGCTTGTGGTGAAGGGGTTTATTTAACAGAACCTTCTGAGGGAAAAGTGAGTTTGAAAGCAATGAAGAGAGGTCTTCTTAAAGTAAATAGAATATGTCTTGAAAGTATAAATGAAATAGAAGATATTATTTTGTCTACTAGGCATAGCGGTACCATTGTTGAAAAGGATCAGTTAATTGCTGGTACTAAGATAATTCCTTTGGTAACAGATAAAGATAAGGTTGAATTAGCAGAAAGGATTTGTAAAGAAATAGGTTCAGTAGTTAGTGTAAAATCTTTATTTTGTCTAAAGGTAGGGGTTGTTGTAACAGGTACTGAGGTTTATAATGGTATTATTGAGGATAAATTTGCACCTGTCTTAGAGGAAAAGGTTAAAGCTTTAGGTGGGAATTGTTTGGATGTAATATTTGTTCCTGACGATGAATTTCTGATTAAAGAGGCAATTAATAACCAGTTGAATAATGGTGCGGAGTTGGTTATGGTTTCAGGTGGAATGGCTGTTGATGCAGATGATATTACGCCAGTGGCCATTAAAGATTTAGGAACAGAAGTGATTTCTTATGGTTCACCTGTTTTACCAGGTGCTATGTTTATGATTGCTTATAAAGGGGATATACCCATATTAGGGATCCCAGCATGTGGGATGTTTAACAAGATTACTGTTTTAGATATTGTATTACCAAGAATATTTGCTAAAGAAAAAATAACAAAAAAAGATATTGTTGCATTGGCACATGGTGGTTTGTGTTTGGCATGTGAAGTGTGTAGATATCCCATATGCCCAATGGGAAAATAG
- a CDS encoding uracil-xanthine permease family protein — protein MSSKALTSVYDIDGKPPIKEAVPLAFQHVLAMFAGNVTVPIVVARGIGVDGEIGFLIQCAMLAAGIATLIQAFKIWKLGAKLPIVMGTSFGFVSTGIIIGNTYGLSGLLGACLIGGIFEAILGFFIKPLKKFFPPIVTGTVLLTIGLYLLPTGINYVAGGVGNPEFGAFKYLALAGVTLVTIVLFNQFGKGIVKMSAILLGIIVGYIVAIPFDMVDFTRVANANWFGFPTPLRYGLSFHWEAISAMLILYIVTAVETVGDISGITIGGAGREATDDELSGGVIADGVGSIIGAFFNALPNTSFSQNVGIISFTKVMSTFVVKIGGVILILAALVPKFGEVIAVMPASVLGGAAVIMFGSIAVMGIKLISSQPLGNREVLILAIALCLGFGFGTVPNALNAFPQSVQNIFGGSGIVISFFVTAILNAILPKEDSKDGFDIGKTLDHSA, from the coding sequence ATGAGTTCAAAAGCATTAACATCCGTTTATGACATTGATGGAAAACCACCTATTAAGGAAGCGGTACCACTAGCATTTCAACATGTTTTGGCTATGTTTGCGGGTAATGTAACAGTGCCAATTGTAGTTGCTCGTGGTATAGGGGTAGATGGAGAAATTGGTTTTTTAATTCAGTGTGCTATGTTAGCAGCAGGTATAGCGACACTAATTCAGGCTTTTAAAATATGGAAGCTAGGTGCAAAATTACCTATTGTTATGGGTACTAGTTTTGGATTTGTTTCAACAGGTATTATTATTGGTAACACTTATGGTCTATCAGGTTTATTAGGTGCTTGTCTTATTGGGGGGATATTTGAAGCCATATTAGGATTCTTTATAAAGCCTTTGAAAAAGTTTTTTCCACCAATTGTTACAGGAACAGTGCTATTAACAATAGGGCTTTACCTATTGCCAACTGGAATTAACTATGTAGCAGGTGGTGTTGGTAATCCAGAGTTTGGGGCATTTAAATACTTAGCTTTAGCTGGTGTTACTTTAGTTACCATTGTCTTATTTAATCAATTTGGTAAAGGCATTGTAAAAATGTCTGCCATTTTACTAGGTATTATTGTTGGTTATATTGTTGCAATACCATTTGATATGGTTGATTTTACAAGAGTTGCTAATGCAAATTGGTTTGGTTTTCCAACCCCACTAAGATATGGTCTTAGTTTTCATTGGGAAGCTATTAGTGCAATGTTAATTCTGTACATAGTTACAGCAGTAGAAACAGTGGGTGATATCTCAGGTATAACCATTGGTGGGGCGGGAAGAGAAGCAACTGATGATGAGTTATCAGGAGGTGTAATTGCAGATGGGGTAGGAAGTATTATTGGAGCATTCTTTAATGCTTTACCTAATACATCATTCAGTCAAAATGTAGGGATTATATCTTTTACAAAAGTAATGAGTACCTTTGTTGTGAAGATTGGTGGTGTTATTTTAATACTGGCTGCTTTGGTTCCAAAATTTGGTGAAGTGATTGCTGTTATGCCAGCTAGTGTTCTTGGTGGTGCAGCGGTTATTATGTTTGGATCTATTGCTGTAATGGGTATTAAACTAATTAGTTCACAACCGTTAGGGAATAGAGAGGTATTAATCCTAGCCATTGCTCTTTGTCTGGGATTTGGATTCGGAACTGTTCCAAATGCTTTAAATGCATTTCCACAATCTGTTCAAAATATATTTGGAGGATCTGGAATTGTTATTAGTTTCTTTGTAACAGCTATATTAAATGCCATACTTCCAAAAGAAGATTCTAAAGATGGTTTTGATATAGGAAAAACATTAGATCATAGTGCATAA